A segment of the Delphinus delphis chromosome 20, mDelDel1.2, whole genome shotgun sequence genome:
ACCCCGGTGATACTGACTCCTGGTAAGGGGGATGaactggggggagagggaggttggAAAGGCGGAGTCCCTGGTCTCTGGGGTGCGGATGGGGAATAGGTAGCCTCCCGGGTTTCTACGAAAGTGGAAGGAGCTAGGCTGAGTGGAAAGAACAGGGTGCTGGAATGCGAGTAGAATAGGGATTCGTACAGGGTCGTTGGTGGAGGGCTGGTTTAGGGTCTGAGACTACGAGAAGCCCTGGAGGGCTCGGCAGGGCCCGAGGGCCCGCCCCTGCACCCCAAAAGGCCTCTGTGGCTCTTTCGCAGGTCCCACAGCTGCCCTTTCCTGGGCCGGGTCATGCGCTGCCCCAAGTGCCTTCTCTGCCTGTCAGCACTGCTCACACTCTTGGGCCTCAAAGTGTACATCGAGTGGACGTCTGAGCCCCGGCTGGGTAAGGCCTACCCGGGACCCCGCAGCACCCCACCAGGCCCCACGCCAGCCAGCCCCGAGCCCACCCTGCCGGCTAACCTCTCGGCCCGTCTGGGCCAGACTGACCCGCTGCCCTCGGCCTACTGGAACCAGCAGCAGTGGCGGTTGGGGACCCTGCCCAGTGGGGACAGCACTGAGGTGGGGGGCTGCCGCGCTTGGGGAGCTGCCGCTGCGGCCGAGATCCCCGACTTCGCCTCCTACCCCGAGGACCTCCGCCACTTCCTGCTGTCGGCAGCCTGCCGGAGCTTCCCACGGTGGCTGCCCAGGGGTGGCGGTGGCCAGGTGGCCAGCTGCGAGGACCCCGACGTCCCCTACCTGCTGTTGGCCGTCAAGTCGGAACCAGGGCGCTTTGCAGAACGACAGGCCGTGAGGGAGACGTGGGGCAGGCCGGCTCCCGGGGTCCGGCTGCTCTTCCTGCTGGGGTCCCCGGCGGGCGAGGGGAGGCCTGACCTAGGCTCCCTGGTGGCCTGGGAGAGCCGCCGCTACAGCGACCTGCTGCTCTGGGACTTCCTTGACGCCCCCTTCAACCAGACGCTCAAGGACCTCCTGCTGCTGGCCTGGCTGGGCCGCCACTGCCCCAGCGTGAGCTTCATCCTGCAAGCCCTGGATGACGCCTTCGTGCGCGTCCCCGCCCTTCTGGACCACCTGCGGGCCCTGCCGCCCAGCACGGCCCGTGGCCTCTACCTGGGTGAGGTCTTCACCCAGGCCAAGCCCCTCCGGAAGCCTGGAGGACCCTTCTACGTGCCTGGGTCCTTCTTTGAAGGCGGCTACCCAGCCTACGCAAGTGGGGGCGGCTACATCATCGCGGGCCGCTTGGCACCCTGGCTGCTGCGGGCGGCGGCCCGCGTGGCGCCCTTCCCCTTCGATGATGTCTACACCGGCCTGTGCTTCCAAGCCCTGGGCCTGGCCCCCAGGACCCACAAAGGCTTCCTCACGGCCTGGCCGGCAGGCCGCACTGCTGACCCCTGTGCTTTCCGTGACCTGCTGCTGGTGcggcccctcagcccccaggACAGCGTCCGGCTCTGGAAACAGCTGCGGGACCCTCAGCTCCAGTGCTGAGACTCGGAggtggggcagggcggggagggCAGACCTGGCCTGGGCCTTGGCGCCAGCCCCTTGTTCAGCCTCTCTTTCTAGGCCTCGGTGCGAGGAAGGAGGTCCTGGAATGGAGGCTGCCTGagccctccctgggcctccccaAGAGGCGACAGACTGTTGCCGTCTTTCAGTTTCTGAGGCCTGGAGTCGTCGTCTCTGTCTACGGGGCCTGGAGTCAGTCGTCTCTGTCTATGGGGCCTTGAGGCAGTTTACGGAGCAAAGCTCAGCTGCACCCTGACCTTCACACCAGACGCTCTCCCCACCCTTACTGGGCAAGGCCGGCTCCGATGGCCTCTCGGTCACCTTGCTAGACACCAGCTCTGACCCGTTCTACGGGAGACAAGAGGCCCTCTCCGGAGgactccacccccaccctgctTGCTGAAGCTTCTGGAGGAAGACGATAGCTCAACAGCCTCGGCCTTATTTATCTCAACTGGAGAAGCACGGGCAGCCCCAAACCAGTCATGCTGGCCTCTCCTCCCACATCCCCAACTCCAGGAAACAGAAACCAGAGGTAGCATGAAGCCAAATGCAGAGACACAGTTTATTCACTACCTGCTGGCCACCTCTCACTCTGAGTAAGTTCCACAGGCTGACCTGCCACgtccacccccagccctgaggGGCTTCCAGTCCTGGAggtgcccctgcccagcccctgggAGAAGACCCTGTAACTAAAGGCGAAGAAGGGGCTGACCAAGGCCCCACCAACGTTAACAGCACGGAGAGGCAGGAGCCGCCCCAAGTGCTGCCCTGGCCGCCTCTGCCCTCAGAGGCAGAGTTGGCGTAGGTGGGGATGGGCCAAGTAGCCTCACTTCTCGAAGTGATCCAGGGGGTAGTGTTCCCCATAGGCCTGGAGGTGACGGGCCAAAGACTCCTGCTGCTTGCGGAGCTGGGTAGGCATCTCCTGATACACATCTGAGAAGAGCAGGCTGGGGCTGGGCTTCAGCTTCCGCTCGGCCTGCTCAAAGGCCTCCATCACCTGGGGGACAAGCGGCAGTGGGCAGGCAGCCGACCTCTCACCCAGGAACCTGCTTCCTACCTGTGGGATCCTGGCGAGGGGTTAACCCCCTGAGCCTCAAGTTCCCACGTGGACAATAGAAATAGTggtgacgggcttccctggtggcacagtgattaagaatccgcctgccaatgcgggggacaagggttcgaggcctggtccgggaagatcccacgtgccgcggagcagctaagcccgtgcgccacgactactgagcctgcgctctagagcccacgcgccacaactactgaagcccgcgcgcctagagcccctgctccgcaacaaagagaagccaccacaatgagaggcccgcacaccgcaacgaagagtagctcccgctcgctgcaactagagaaagaccgcatgcagcaacgaagccccagggcagcccaaaataaataaatttaataaattaaaaagaaaaaaaaaaacagtggtgaCAACTGATGTCCCAAATCCCAGCATCTCCATCCTTAGCAGAACCAGGCACTATACTAAGAGTATGGAATCGATTCAGCCTCTCAGCAGCCCTAAGAAGCAGGCAGCTCagaggtgaggaaaccgaggcacagagaagggacaTGCCCACGATGCCGTGgtcaggggcagagccaggaagcACATGCTGCCCGACACCAGGGTCTGCCCTGCCCACTGGGCCGCAGTGCTTCTGGTGTCTGATGACCAGGGCCGAGGAGGGCAGTGCACAGACTCTGGCGGACACTTACACCCCATCTGAATCAGATGCAAACCCTCAGACAAGCTCCTGAGGTGGGTACCCCAGTATCCCTCTTCAGAGGCGGAGGAGCTGAGGGCAGAACACGGCTAAGGTGCACGTGTCCTGGCATCATGACATTAGAGACATCACCAGGGTTATCCCCGAGGCTGCCAATTCAAtggcccccaacccccagcctccCCATCCTTCCAGGGTTCTCCGTGACACACCATCCCGGAACACGACCCCTGGGGTGGTTTCCAACGGAGGGTGGCCCTTCCTCACCTTCTTGCGGGACTGCTTCCTCCAGGCCTTCTCCTGCTCATCGTCCCACCAGCCACAGCTCTGCAGGTAGTGCCTCAGCCGGGAGATGGGGTGGTCCTGCTTGTCCCAGTAATTGACCTCGTCCACTGAGCGGTACGCTGAGCTGTCGTCGCTGGTGCTGTGGTGCCCGATCCTACCAGCCGGAGGGGGACCCAGGGTCAGGCTGGCGCCCCTCAGGCGAGGGTCAGGAAGGAACGGGGGGGACTAGGGGAGAAGGCGGGAAATGGAATAAAGGCCGGAAGGGGCTACACGGTGCAGGGCAGTGGGGTTGTACCGCGGGGACGGTGATCCACGTGGGGGAGGTGCTGAGGACGGCAGTGGTCGAGGCTGGGGGCCGACGGGGGCGGAGGCGGGGGGCGCGGCAGGCACCTGTAGGTCATGGCCTCAATGAGGAAGGGCTGGTTCTCTGCCACGGCCCGCCGCCGGGCCTCCTTGGTGGCGTTGTACACAGCAAACACATCATTGCCATCCACGCGAATGGACAGGATGCCGTATCCGGGGCCTCGAGCCGCTGTAGGGACAGGGAGGCAGGTCAGGCCCCAGGGCTCAGGTGAGACAGGAGCAGGGAGTGGGgcgagaggggaggaaggagagggcgCAGGCAGAGCGGGGAGCAGCCCCCAGGGCCCGTACCGATGCCATCCCCGCGGTACTGCTCAGAGGTGGGCGTGGAGATGGCATAGCCGTTGTTCCGGCAGAAGAAGATGATGGGGCACTCGAGGGTGGCGGCGAAGTTGAAGCCGGCGTGGGCGTCCCCCTCACTGGCCGCGCCCTCTCCGAAGTAACAGATGATGACCCTGTTGGCGTTGGCCCGCTTGGCCGCGTAGGCTGCCCCCACCGCTGCAGGAGCAGAGACACGCGTCTCCCTGCACTCATACCCTCCCCGCGTCCACACCCTCGCACCCCAACCCGGGGCTCCGGCCCTCAGGCTAGCTGTTGCCAGGCTctgaggggaaagaaaacacctgagccgccgccccccccccagaAGCTGCCCCGCCCACAGTCTCCTCCCGTCGGCTGACGGCagctccatccttccatccttccaacTGCTCAGGCCACGAACTTCAGCATCTTTGACTCCTGACTTTCTGTCACGCCCCCATGCCCGCTCGGCCTTCAAAGCGGAGCCAGAATCCGATCCCttctccccattccctaaccTCTCCCTGGtggtcccagccccacctctggcccgagcagcctcctccccagccccctgctccTCCCACCCAAGCTGTTACCCTCAGGGCAGCAGCCGAGCGGGCAGGTGGTTCTGCAGCggactcctccccctcccccagctcggGGCCACTCTGGGTCAAAGTGTCTTCAAAAGTCGACAGCCTGAGACCCCACCTGTGcgcacccctccctccacacCTGCCCCGCTGGCTCCTCCTGGCACCTCGGACACGTCACCGAGCAGGCACCCGCCTCCACATCCCGAGTGGCTCCCTCTCTCACCTTCTGGTCTGTACTGTCACCTGGTGACAGCTGTCCCCACCTTCCCCCATCAAGAACCGCTCCCTCTCAGCTTTACTTTTCCCTGTGGGCCTTGTCACCCCTGACACACTCCATGTGTTACTTCATCCTGTTTATTGTCCGTCTCTCCCACCAGTGTCAGCAGCAGGAAGGCTGAGGTTTTTGCTGCCTCTGTTCAAGGCACCTAGAATGGCACCCAGCACACAGCATGGACTCCGTACACTGGCCAACTGAGTGACTTAACTGGTCACCCAAATGGAAGATGAGGGCCAGGCCCCACCTTATGGAAAGCCTACGAAATGGAAATCAGTGAAAATGCTACCTCTTCCCAGAAAGCTGCCCTGTCCGCCTCCCACCTCAGACACAAACCGCTCCTGTTCCCAAATAGAACACACCGGGCGAACGTGCCCAGAGCCCTCTGACATGCCAGGCACTCTAAGCCCTGTACACATCAGTTCACGTGTCTGCCCTGGAGCAGACTGACCCTCGACCGAGTGCAGGCTCCACagagcgggggcgggggccgtCCACATCCCCGTCTTTGCACTGTGTGGCCACAGCCCTCCCCCGGCGGGTCTGCTTCACAAGCAGTCAGTCACCTTTAACAGAAGCCACACCAACTGCGCTAAGCATCGTGCACTTGCGGAGTAAGCTTTAGGGGAGGCACTCAGGGCAGGCAGGACAGGGCCGGGGTGGAGGACCCAGCCTCTGGAGCCACACGGTCCACGATTTGAGTGCCTCCTCTTCTTGCTACCGGCCGGGTGACCTTTAGTAAGGAAGCTGGCACACGCTCAGTCCCACGCAGCTGGCTGTGCCGGTGAACGGACACGGGCTGGGCACAAGCGTGAGAAACTGACAGCGTGATTGTGCTCAAACCTGCCGAATGGGGCGAAGACGCCACTAGAGCCCTCCTGCGAGGGTCCCAGACAAGAGGGGTGTAAGTCTAGAGCCCAGGCCAGCGCTAGGACCCtggcgccaccaggaagcccccggAAGGGATGGAGGAGGCTAGGGCCCAAGCAGGGTAACGACTCAGACTGTGTGTGCGGGCCCGGGGCGTGCATCCTCACCCTGAGGGATCTGCGTGGCCAGTGGAGAGGAGATGGTGACGAAATGGCGCTCCCTGCAGCCATAGTGGACGGGCATCTGGCGCCCCTTGCCCAGGTCGCTCACGTTGCCGTAGCACTGGGCCATGAACAGTTCCAGGGGATAGTTCCGGTACATGAGCACGCCTGGTGCAGGAGAAGGCAGGGTTACCGTGGCGGGTGGTGTGCGGGACAGGCCAGCCCTGTGAGGGCCCCTGGGCCAGGCCCTTCCTGCCCGGGACCCGTTCCGCTGACTGTCCTACAGCAGGGAAGGCGCGTTCGGATGCTCATAGGGACCAGCGGGTGCAGGAAGCAGGCGGGCAGAGCAGAAAGCACAGGCCTGCCTAAAGCGGAGGCTGCTGTTCAAACCAACTGACCTCTGCCCAGGGAGGCAGGTGGTCCAGCTTTTCAAAAGGAGCAATCCAGCGTGCTTTTCTGGGGGGGCGctaggggagaggaagggaagctaCCTGATTTTTAAGAGTTTCCACTAATtcatctacttaaaaaaaaatcatcatatgAACCAAAAAGAAGTATGGGCCGTGCTCACGACCTGTGGACTAGAGAGGAAATATTCAAACCTGCTCATGGCAGTAAAATCCTTTCTTCAAACAAAACCCCGGTGGATGCCCACCTCATCATCAAAGGCGCCACAAGGCCACACCTCTCTGACGCGAGCTTCGCACTAGCTGGCTCACACAGCTGGTGGGGCTGGCGGGGGTCCCTTGCGGCCGCTCcagtgggaggtgggcaggggcctcCACTCTGCTGTGAGGGGAACCGACACAGGCTCCAAGGTTTCCAGCACTGAGGACAGCTCAGTGAGCGCTGCCGTTCTCAGTGCCCTTGTTCTCCCCACTTCACAGGAGACACAGAGTCACACGGGGAGTAGCGGCCCAGTCAGGACTGGGACAAGCGGGGCCTGcctttcctccctgcccctcacagGACTGGGACAAGCGGGGCCTGcctttcctccctgcccctcacagGACTGGGACAAGCGGGGCCTGCCTTTCCTCCTTGCCCCTCACAGGACTGGGACAAGCGGGGCCTGcctttcctccctgcccctcacagGCGCCTCGGCAGCTGTCTGGATGCAGGGCCTTCCGTGACCCTTGGTGCAGGATGGCTCACTCCTGCAGAGGCGGCTGGGGCCCAAACAGCCCCCATGTGCAGAGCCCAGCGGCCGCCCGTAACTCCAGGACCCTCGCTCCAGGCCCTGCATGGAGCCCTCCCCAGAGAGATCCCCTCAGCAGAAACAGTGAGAAGCGCTTAGCAAACGTGGCAGGGGCCTGGCTCGCGGCCCAATGCCCAGGCAAACCTAATGATGCGGAACCACGGACGGTATCACAGGGCATCTGCTCCCCTGGAgcatgtggggtgggggggtctggTGCAGCTGAGACAGTAGATAGTCTGAGAGCAGACTGGAAGGCTGTGCTGGTCCCGGGAGCGCTCTGGGCAGCCTGCCTGGCCAGGCCACACCTCCCCACTGAAGAGCTGTCCCCGGGTGAGAGGCCTTGCTCACGACACCGCCTCTGACTCCGAGTGCTCACCCcacgccaggccctgtgctgagggCTTTACGTCATCTGCCCTCTGAAACCCCTCAACAACCGTCTTGGGAGGGTTCACTGTCTCCCCcagtagatgaggaaactgaggcaaggagcAGTTAAGCAACCTGCCCAAGATCGTGCAGCACCTGAGAGGAAGGGTCAGATCTGGCTCCCCTGCTGGGCCCCATACCAACAACTGCTGTGGAACCCCACCCTCGGCTCCCCGGGCTCACTCCTGCACCCCCAGTCTCTCCTTAACACTCATCCGTTTTCTTCATTCCTAGTCGTCGCTCCTTCCATCCTCTCCCTCATTCACTCAGAAGTTAGCCACTCCCAGGCTGGAACACGCCCACCCATCTGCCTCGGCTGTGGCTGCGTGAAGGACACGGCACCTGGGAAGAGGCCAGCTCGGCCTGACCTCACTGCAGGCTCGCGGCAGCCCCACAGCGCAAGGGGTTGCCATCCCATCATAATCTctatttcaaagatgagaaaactgaggctcagagaacggaagtgacttgtccaaaatcGAATAACTGGTCACCAGCAAGGCATGGAATGGTCAGGAGCACAGGCTCTTAACTACAATACTGCCAGGCCTCCGCGGAGGGGAAGCACCCTTAGGCCTCTCTGGCAAGGTGCCGCTCCTAGAAGAGCACATTGGTAACTGATGTGGGCCTCGCCTTCATAGCAGGAGGGACTGGGCCTGACGAGTCTCGATGGGGACCACAGACCCAGGTCCCTGGCACCTGCTCCACAGGGCCGGGCCACGGGCAGACGTACCTGCCTCCCGGTACTGGCCAAACACCAGGTCCGTGCTGTCCAGGGCTGCTGCACTCCCCACGTGCGTCCCCTCCTCACCATAGTTGGTCATGTAGAAGGATATCCGgccctgggggtggaggagggcccAGAGGGCAGGTTCAGTTAGACTGGGCAATGCCAGAGAAACATCTGAACACTGACCGACTTCCAACCACTCCGTGGTTCAACAGATGCTTCCTGGAGGCCGGCTCTGGGCCAGGCCGCGCTGGCGTCCCTGCCTTCACAGAGGAACCGCCAGGTTGGTTACAGCCAGGGTGATGGGGCTGCGTGATGGGGGCTGAAGGGGTACCCGCCCCACTGTGGAGGGGCATCGAGGAGCGATGCCTATGCCGAGCAAAGGTAGGGAGGGTGGAggtttccaggcagagagaacaagaAAGGCCATGAGGTCAGAAGGGCTGGGACACAAAGTGGGAGAGGTGGAGAACGacgaggagggagagagaacgaCGTATCCGGACTTTACCCTGAGGACGGTAACCGCCAACAGTTCTCAGGGgagagatgttttaaaaatgtctctcAGGCTACCACGTGGGAACGGATGGAGGAGACAGGAACGAGTGCCAAGCGCCAGGTGGGAGGGGGCGCGGCCT
Coding sequences within it:
- the BCKDHA gene encoding 2-oxoisovalerate dehydrogenase subunit alpha, mitochondrial isoform X1 — encoded protein: MAVAAAAARVWGSSRGLGRVGLLLRRPGARGLARSHPQRQQQHFSSLDDKPQFPGASAEFIDKLEFIQPNVISGIPIYRVMDRQGQIINPSEDPHLPQEKVLKFYKTMTLLNTMDRILYESQRQGRISFYMTNYGEEGTHVGSAAALDSTDLVFGQYREAGVLMYRNYPLELFMAQCYGNVSDLGKGRQMPVHYGCRERHFVTISSPLATQIPQAVGAAYAAKRANANRVIICYFGEGAASEGDAHAGFNFAATLECPIIFFCRNNGYAISTPTSEQYRGDGIAARGPGYGILSIRVDGNDVFAVYNATKEARRRAVAENQPFLIEAMTYRIGHHSTSDDSSAYRSVDEVNYWDKQDHPISRLRHYLQSCGWWDDEQEKAWRKQSRKKVMEAFEQAERKLKPSPSLLFSDVYQEMPTQLRKQQESLARHLQAYGEHYPLDHFEK
- the BCKDHA gene encoding 2-oxoisovalerate dehydrogenase subunit alpha, mitochondrial isoform X2 encodes the protein MAVAAAAARVWGSSRGLGRVGLLLRRPGARGLARSHPQRQQQHFSSLDDKPQFPGASAEFIDKLEFIQPNVISGIPIYRVMDRQGQIINPSEDPHLPQEKVLKFYKTMTLLNTMDRILYESQRQGRISFYMTNYGEEGTHVGSAAALDSTDLVFGQYREAAVGAAYAAKRANANRVIICYFGEGAASEGDAHAGFNFAATLECPIIFFCRNNGYAISTPTSEQYRGDGIAARGPGYGILSIRVDGNDVFAVYNATKEARRRAVAENQPFLIEAMTYRIGHHSTSDDSSAYRSVDEVNYWDKQDHPISRLRHYLQSCGWWDDEQEKAWRKQSRKKVMEAFEQAERKLKPSPSLLFSDVYQEMPTQLRKQQESLARHLQAYGEHYPLDHFEK
- the B3GNT8 gene encoding UDP-GlcNAc:betaGal beta-1,3-N-acetylglucosaminyltransferase 8, translating into MRCPKCLLCLSALLTLLGLKVYIEWTSEPRLGKAYPGPRSTPPGPTPASPEPTLPANLSARLGQTDPLPSAYWNQQQWRLGTLPSGDSTEVGGCRAWGAAAAAEIPDFASYPEDLRHFLLSAACRSFPRWLPRGGGGQVASCEDPDVPYLLLAVKSEPGRFAERQAVRETWGRPAPGVRLLFLLGSPAGEGRPDLGSLVAWESRRYSDLLLWDFLDAPFNQTLKDLLLLAWLGRHCPSVSFILQALDDAFVRVPALLDHLRALPPSTARGLYLGEVFTQAKPLRKPGGPFYVPGSFFEGGYPAYASGGGYIIAGRLAPWLLRAAARVAPFPFDDVYTGLCFQALGLAPRTHKGFLTAWPAGRTADPCAFRDLLLVRPLSPQDSVRLWKQLRDPQLQC